Proteins from a genomic interval of Zingiber officinale cultivar Zhangliang chromosome 2A, Zo_v1.1, whole genome shotgun sequence:
- the LOC122042945 gene encoding rhomboid-like protein 15 isoform X1, producing the protein MRPNIVAEAGLPTRLHQWWASVPFITSGIIFTCGIIYLVCLLVGYDSFSQICFSPFEIISHFQVYRMYTSVLFHGSLLHVLFNMLALVPLGTELERIMGSVRLLYLMLLLATINSIFHLIIALLVANNPLHPFPFLETECAIGFSGILFAMIVIETSLSGVQSRSVFGLFNVPAKWYAWILLILFQFLASNVSFLGHLCGILSGFAYTNGLLNYLLPGPSFYSSIESSSILSFCVRRPRFILCTGGTTYGQIPTYTSTTAIPDGLRSGLWRNISSWMPQRGASPAQSSEDPRFPGRGRTLGSTRNQSAGPTESDISLQARLLDNSTRSLETMNSATQPTAARRLSLDTEVGSELAANIQGLDNFEEELKKLIAMGFEKTQAEVALAAADGDPNVAIEILMSQQQQ; encoded by the exons ATGCGGCCGAACATCGTTGCTGAG GCAGGGTTGCCGACCAGGCTGCATCAATGGTGGGCCAGTGTTCCGTTTATTACTTCTGGCATCATCTTCACTTGTGGCATCATTTATCTGGTCTGCTTGTTGGTTGGTTATGACTCCTTTAGTCAGATATGCTTCTCACCTTTTGAAATCATTTCACATTTTCAAG TTTACAGGATGTATACATCTGTTCTTTTTCACGGATCTTTGCTTCATGTTCTATTCAATATGTTAGCTTTGGTACCCTTGGGCACTGAATTGGAAAGAATAATGGGCTCTGTTCGACTTCTATATTTGATGCTCCTGCTTGCAACTATCAATTCTATATTTCATCTAATAATTGCCTTACTGGTGGCGAACAATCCCTTACATCCTTTTCCATTCCTAGAGACTGAATGTGCCATTGGTTTCTCTGGGATCTTATTTGCAATGATTGTCATAGAAACAAGTTTGAGTGGCGTTCAATCTAGAAG TGTTTTTGGACTCTTCAATGTGCCTGCTAAATG GTATGCATGGATCTTGTTGATACTCTTCCAATTTCTAGCCTCTAATGTTTCATTTCTTGGACACTTGTGTGGCATTCTCTCTGGGTTTGCAT ACACGAATGGTCTGTTAAATTACTTGCTTCCTGGGCCATCTTTTTACTCTTCCATCGAGAGCTCCTCTATACTG TCATTTTGTGTAAGACGCCCTAGATTTATATTGTGCACTGGAGGGACCACATATGGCCAGATTCCAACATACACTAGCACAACAGCTATACCTGA TGGTTTGAGGTCAGGTCTATGGAGGAATATCTCTTCATGGATGCCACAAAGGGGAGCATCACCTGCTCAG TCATCAGAGGATCCAAGATTTCCTGGAAGGGGACGTACACTTGGTTCAACAAGAAATCAATCAGCTGGCCCTACTGAATCTGACATAAGCTTACAAGCTAGGCTTTTAGATAACTCAACTCGATCCTTGGAGACAATGAATTCAGCAACACAACCAACAGCTGCAAG GCGTTTGTCTCTAGATACTGAAGTGGGTTCTGAACTAGCGGCAAACATTCAG GGTCTTGATAACTTTGAAGAGGAGCTCAAGAAATTAATAGCTATGGGCTTTGAGAAG ACTCAAGCTGAAGTTGCCTTAGCCGCTGCTGATGGAGATCCCAATGTCGCGATTGAAATTCTGATGAGCCAGCAG CAGCAATAG
- the LOC122042945 gene encoding rhomboid-like protein 15 isoform X2 produces MRPNIVAEAGLPTRLHQWWASVPFITSGIIFTCGIIYLVCLLVGYDSFSQICFSPFEIISHFQVYRMYTSVLFHGSLLHVLFNMLALVPLGTELERIMGSVRLLYLMLLLATINSIFHLIIALLVANNPLHPFPFLETECAIGFSGILFAMIVIETSLSGVQSRSVFGLFNVPAKWYAWILLILFQFLASNVSFLGHLCGILSGFAYTNGLLNYLLPGPSFYSSIESSSILSFCVRRPRFILCTGGTTYGQIPTYTSTTAIPDGLRSGLWRNISSWMPQRGASPAQSSEDPRFPGRGRTLGSTRNQSAGPTESDISLQARLLDNSTRSLETMNSATQPTAARRLSLDTEVGSELAANIQGLDNFEEELKKLIAMGFEKTQAEVALAAADGDPNVAIEILMSQQQ; encoded by the exons ATGCGGCCGAACATCGTTGCTGAG GCAGGGTTGCCGACCAGGCTGCATCAATGGTGGGCCAGTGTTCCGTTTATTACTTCTGGCATCATCTTCACTTGTGGCATCATTTATCTGGTCTGCTTGTTGGTTGGTTATGACTCCTTTAGTCAGATATGCTTCTCACCTTTTGAAATCATTTCACATTTTCAAG TTTACAGGATGTATACATCTGTTCTTTTTCACGGATCTTTGCTTCATGTTCTATTCAATATGTTAGCTTTGGTACCCTTGGGCACTGAATTGGAAAGAATAATGGGCTCTGTTCGACTTCTATATTTGATGCTCCTGCTTGCAACTATCAATTCTATATTTCATCTAATAATTGCCTTACTGGTGGCGAACAATCCCTTACATCCTTTTCCATTCCTAGAGACTGAATGTGCCATTGGTTTCTCTGGGATCTTATTTGCAATGATTGTCATAGAAACAAGTTTGAGTGGCGTTCAATCTAGAAG TGTTTTTGGACTCTTCAATGTGCCTGCTAAATG GTATGCATGGATCTTGTTGATACTCTTCCAATTTCTAGCCTCTAATGTTTCATTTCTTGGACACTTGTGTGGCATTCTCTCTGGGTTTGCAT ACACGAATGGTCTGTTAAATTACTTGCTTCCTGGGCCATCTTTTTACTCTTCCATCGAGAGCTCCTCTATACTG TCATTTTGTGTAAGACGCCCTAGATTTATATTGTGCACTGGAGGGACCACATATGGCCAGATTCCAACATACACTAGCACAACAGCTATACCTGA TGGTTTGAGGTCAGGTCTATGGAGGAATATCTCTTCATGGATGCCACAAAGGGGAGCATCACCTGCTCAG TCATCAGAGGATCCAAGATTTCCTGGAAGGGGACGTACACTTGGTTCAACAAGAAATCAATCAGCTGGCCCTACTGAATCTGACATAAGCTTACAAGCTAGGCTTTTAGATAACTCAACTCGATCCTTGGAGACAATGAATTCAGCAACACAACCAACAGCTGCAAG GCGTTTGTCTCTAGATACTGAAGTGGGTTCTGAACTAGCGGCAAACATTCAG GGTCTTGATAACTTTGAAGAGGAGCTCAAGAAATTAATAGCTATGGGCTTTGAGAAG ACTCAAGCTGAAGTTGCCTTAGCCGCTGCTGATGGAGATCCCAATGTCGCGATTGAAATTCTGATGAGCCAGCAG CAATAG
- the LOC122042945 gene encoding rhomboid-like protein 15 isoform X4, with protein sequence MRPNIVAEAGLPTRLHQWWASVPFITSGIIFTCGIIYLVCLLVGYDSFSQICFSPFEIISHFQVYRMYTSVLFHGSLLHVLFNMLALVPLGTELERIMGSVRLLYLMLLLATINSIFHLIIALLVANNPLHPFPFLETECAIGFSGILFAMIVIETSLSGVQSRSVFGLFNVPAKWYAWILLILFQFLASNVSFLGHLCGILSGFAYTNGLLNYLLPGPSFYSSIESSSILSFCVRRPRFILCTGGTTYGQIPTYTSTTAIPDGLRSGLWRNISSWMPQRGASPAQSSEDPRFPGRGRTLGSTRNQSAGPTESDISLQARLLDNSTRSLETMNSATQPTAARY encoded by the exons ATGCGGCCGAACATCGTTGCTGAG GCAGGGTTGCCGACCAGGCTGCATCAATGGTGGGCCAGTGTTCCGTTTATTACTTCTGGCATCATCTTCACTTGTGGCATCATTTATCTGGTCTGCTTGTTGGTTGGTTATGACTCCTTTAGTCAGATATGCTTCTCACCTTTTGAAATCATTTCACATTTTCAAG TTTACAGGATGTATACATCTGTTCTTTTTCACGGATCTTTGCTTCATGTTCTATTCAATATGTTAGCTTTGGTACCCTTGGGCACTGAATTGGAAAGAATAATGGGCTCTGTTCGACTTCTATATTTGATGCTCCTGCTTGCAACTATCAATTCTATATTTCATCTAATAATTGCCTTACTGGTGGCGAACAATCCCTTACATCCTTTTCCATTCCTAGAGACTGAATGTGCCATTGGTTTCTCTGGGATCTTATTTGCAATGATTGTCATAGAAACAAGTTTGAGTGGCGTTCAATCTAGAAG TGTTTTTGGACTCTTCAATGTGCCTGCTAAATG GTATGCATGGATCTTGTTGATACTCTTCCAATTTCTAGCCTCTAATGTTTCATTTCTTGGACACTTGTGTGGCATTCTCTCTGGGTTTGCAT ACACGAATGGTCTGTTAAATTACTTGCTTCCTGGGCCATCTTTTTACTCTTCCATCGAGAGCTCCTCTATACTG TCATTTTGTGTAAGACGCCCTAGATTTATATTGTGCACTGGAGGGACCACATATGGCCAGATTCCAACATACACTAGCACAACAGCTATACCTGA TGGTTTGAGGTCAGGTCTATGGAGGAATATCTCTTCATGGATGCCACAAAGGGGAGCATCACCTGCTCAG TCATCAGAGGATCCAAGATTTCCTGGAAGGGGACGTACACTTGGTTCAACAAGAAATCAATCAGCTGGCCCTACTGAATCTGACATAAGCTTACAAGCTAGGCTTTTAGATAACTCAACTCGATCCTTGGAGACAATGAATTCAGCAACACAACCAACAGCTGCAAG ATACTGA
- the LOC122042945 gene encoding rhomboid-like protein 15 isoform X3, with protein sequence MRPNIVAEAGLPTRLHQWWASVPFITSGIIFTCGIIYLVCLLVGYDSFSQICFSPFEIISHFQVYRMYTSVLFHGSLLHVLFNMLALVPLGTELERIMGSVRLLYLMLLLATINSIFHLIIALLVANNPLHPFPFLETECAIGFSGILFAMIVIETSLSGVQSRSVFGLFNVPAKWYAWILLILFQFLASNVSFLGHLCGILSGFAYTNGLLNYLLPGPSFYSSIESSSILSFCVRRPRFILCTGGTTYGQIPTYTSTTAIPDGLRSGLWRNISSWMPQRGASPAQSSEDPRFPGRGRTLGSTRNQSAGPTESDISLQARLLDNSTRSLETMNSATQPTAARDAKSKGKKREVKKAKQIIRYASNILLNSKSLYEINTHLIIRYASKILLNSGYKSQL encoded by the exons ATGCGGCCGAACATCGTTGCTGAG GCAGGGTTGCCGACCAGGCTGCATCAATGGTGGGCCAGTGTTCCGTTTATTACTTCTGGCATCATCTTCACTTGTGGCATCATTTATCTGGTCTGCTTGTTGGTTGGTTATGACTCCTTTAGTCAGATATGCTTCTCACCTTTTGAAATCATTTCACATTTTCAAG TTTACAGGATGTATACATCTGTTCTTTTTCACGGATCTTTGCTTCATGTTCTATTCAATATGTTAGCTTTGGTACCCTTGGGCACTGAATTGGAAAGAATAATGGGCTCTGTTCGACTTCTATATTTGATGCTCCTGCTTGCAACTATCAATTCTATATTTCATCTAATAATTGCCTTACTGGTGGCGAACAATCCCTTACATCCTTTTCCATTCCTAGAGACTGAATGTGCCATTGGTTTCTCTGGGATCTTATTTGCAATGATTGTCATAGAAACAAGTTTGAGTGGCGTTCAATCTAGAAG TGTTTTTGGACTCTTCAATGTGCCTGCTAAATG GTATGCATGGATCTTGTTGATACTCTTCCAATTTCTAGCCTCTAATGTTTCATTTCTTGGACACTTGTGTGGCATTCTCTCTGGGTTTGCAT ACACGAATGGTCTGTTAAATTACTTGCTTCCTGGGCCATCTTTTTACTCTTCCATCGAGAGCTCCTCTATACTG TCATTTTGTGTAAGACGCCCTAGATTTATATTGTGCACTGGAGGGACCACATATGGCCAGATTCCAACATACACTAGCACAACAGCTATACCTGA TGGTTTGAGGTCAGGTCTATGGAGGAATATCTCTTCATGGATGCCACAAAGGGGAGCATCACCTGCTCAG TCATCAGAGGATCCAAGATTTCCTGGAAGGGGACGTACACTTGGTTCAACAAGAAATCAATCAGCTGGCCCTACTGAATCTGACATAAGCTTACAAGCTAGGCTTTTAGATAACTCAACTCGATCCTTGGAGACAATGAATTCAGCAACACAACCAACAGCTGCAAG AGATGCTAAgtcaaagggaaagaaaagagaagtAAAAAAAGCTAAGCAGATTATTAGGTATGCTTCCAATATTCTATTAAATTCTAAATCTTTGTATGAAATAAATACTCACCTGATTATTAGATATGCTTCGAAGATTCTATTAAACTCTGGGTATAAATCTCAGTTGTAG